From the Musa acuminata AAA Group cultivar baxijiao chromosome BXJ1-2, Cavendish_Baxijiao_AAA, whole genome shotgun sequence genome, one window contains:
- the LOC135607985 gene encoding uncharacterized protein LOC135607985, translating to MQPSASGESSEAAVLAALTSRGWRIKEDDEEIRDLIRSRETAEAVASELLNMDLRSFGGKSLPDPTSLKKLAHLQGPKILQVVSVRDIYQSSIDGSFKTSQRNRRLLRFALTDGHNEVIAIEYSPISTISDEISPGTKVCLESRIPAHSGILCLNPKVITVLGGLVQSLHEEWQISQKFSGFSRASLKLSKNDDGTGPPPFEKLQIEEYPNKGTQLHRHHGTNDRKTQGDQSRLIDKRDPRDAKVNKVADNPETDGAEDKPASSEARPKEVSEAVPVQNQAAAQKLLQKMSQPAHKEMHSRVHKHKFKAKQEEAAVFTLDEWERTKGMKLKPMVTGEKQDTSCDEELARQLQNQLDLEDFNASTGHSEAEQIRRSMFSFGGAEERNTDGRGEFRGRGRGRGRGKRRFG from the exons ATGCAACCGAGCGCAAGCGGCGAGTCGTCGGAGGCGGCGGTTCTCGCCGCCCTGACCTCGAGGGGATGGCGAATCAAGGAGGACGACGAGGAGATCCGAGATCTGATTCGTAGCCGCGAGACCGCAGAAGCCGTGGCATCGGAGCTACTGAATATGGATTTGAGGTCATTCGGTGGGAAGTCGCTCCCCGATCCCACCTCCCTCAAGAAACTAGCCCATCTCCAAGGCCCCAAGATCTTGCAG GTAGTTTCTGTTAGGGATATATATCAAAGCAGCATCGATGGTTCATTTAAGACATCACAGCGTAATCGACGTCTCCTAAGATTTGCTCTAACGGATGGGCACAATGAAGTAATTGCAATTGAGTATTCTCCAATTTCAACTATCTCCGACGAGATATCTCCTGGCACTAAG GTTTGTCTGGAGAGCAGAATCCCAGCACACAGTGGTATATTATGTTTGAACCCCAAAGTTATAACTGTATTGGGAGGTTTAGTCCAATCTCTTCACGAAGAATGGCAAATTAGTCAGAAATTTTCAGGCTTTTCCAGAGCATCTCTCAAGTTATCCAAAAATGATGATGGCACTGGTCCTCCCCCTTTTGAGAAGTTACAGATTGAGGAATATCCAAACAAGGGCACACAACTGCACAGACATCATG GAACTAATGATAGAAAAACACAAGGAGATCAAAGTCGTTTGATTGATAAAAGGGATCCTAGAGATGCAAAAGTGAATAAAGTTGCAGATAATCCGGAAACAGATGGTGCTGAGGATAAACCTGCTAGCTCAGAAGCCAGACCAAAAGAAG TGAGTGAAGCTGTTCCAGTTCAAAATCAAGCTGCTGCACAGAAACTTCTGCAGAAAATGAGTCAACCTGCTCACAAAGAAATGCATTCTAGAGTTCACAAACACAAATTTAAGGCCAAACAGGAGGAAGCCGCGGTCTTCACTTTAGATGAATGGGAAAGGACAAAAGGGATGAAGTTGAAGCCCATGGTGACAGGTGAAAAGCAAGATACTAGCTGTGATGAGGAGCTTGCTCGACAGCTACAAAATCAATTAGATTTAGAGGATTTTAAT GCAAGCACTGGACATTCAGAAGCTGAGCAGATTAGGAGGAGTATGTTTAGCTTTGGTGGTGCTGAAGAGAGGAACACTGATGGTAGAGGTGAGTTCAGAGGACggggaagaggaagaggcagGGGAAAAAGAAGATTTGGTTAA